One part of the Lycium ferocissimum isolate CSIRO_LF1 chromosome 8, AGI_CSIRO_Lferr_CH_V1, whole genome shotgun sequence genome encodes these proteins:
- the LOC132066010 gene encoding uncharacterized protein LOC132066010: protein MMDNYKCRHEQLPYALLGYRTTTWTSTGTTLYLLVYGIEAIKPAKVVIPSLRIIQDVELENIEWVQNQYEQLALIDEKRMVAVCHGQLYRYRITRAFKMRVRARLFQIGQMVLKRVFPRPASTKEVYTQFGGVIRGPVRVLFEGAMTLAEMDDQEWPKAINSNAIKRYYV from the coding sequence ATGATGGACAACTACAAGTGCAGGCATGAACAGTTGCCTTATGCATTGCTAGGATACCGAACAACAACTTGGACTTCAACAGGAACAACTCTATATTTGCTTGTCTATGGCATTGAAGCAATCAAACCTGCTAAAGTGGTAATACCGTCACTGAGGATCATTCAAGACGTGGAGTTGGAAAACATAGAGTGGGTCCAAAATCAATACGAGCAACTAGCTTTAATCGATGAAAAAAGGATGGTGGCCGTATGTCACGGTCAATTGTACCGATACAGAATTACTCGCGCCTTCAAAATGCGAGTAAGAGCTCGACTTTTCCAAATAGGGCAAATGGTACTCAAGCGAGTGTTTCCACGACCGGCGAGTACAAAGGAAGTTTACACCCAATTTGGCGGAGTCATACGTGGTCCCGTAAGGGTGCTATTCGAAGGAGCAATGACACTAGCAGAAATGGACGACCAAGAGTGGCCCAAAGCAATTAACTCAAATGCCATTAAGCGGTACTACGTGTGA